Below is a genomic region from Melanotaenia boesemani isolate fMelBoe1 chromosome 19, fMelBoe1.pri, whole genome shotgun sequence.
AggtaatttataaataaagaaattacttAAAACTTCGTGGCAATCTGTATTACCAAATGAACATTGTTAGACTGTCATAGATAGATCAGTGCTGATAGCATGCTGATCTCAACACCGGCTTCCCTACCAGTACTAAAAAACAGCATATGGGTTGTTTGCTTGCacaaaaagaagattttttcctttaaagtcTGATATATTCCCAATTATTGAGATCAGTGTGCCGTCCACTCACATAGACGGGTTATAATGAGCAGGTGGCTGAAGCTGCAGTTGCTTGTTTGTGGGAGATAAAAGCTTGCTGTGTTTCACATAGTGGGCAACCTGATAAGCAGACTCACAGCTGCTCACTTTtaaccaacaacaaaacagttcaGCTCGTACTTAGTGAAACAGCTGTTTATTATGTACACAGGTTTTAAATGACCAGATCGTGCTGTTGTAAAATTTGCAGGATGGTAAGAATGTCAGGTTATTATGTTGCAACAGAAGATTTAGTTTGGTTCTCATTTTATTTCCTATTGTTTGTTGCAAGAAATTATAAAACCATCTTAGTACAGCATCTTGTCTCTAGTTGTCATTGATTAAACTCGTTTGTCAAATTAGAatgagaatgaatgaatctaAATCTGATTCATGATTTGAACGGTTTATGATACAATTTAAATTGAGAgtgtatttatgtaaaaaaaaaaaaaacattctcagcCTTACACAAGTCTTCCTGGCAGCATCACAGGCTCTCTTCTTTAGGAAGTTATGCTCCGAAccgtttcttcttttttttgtttttcatcaaagCTGACAGCAGTTCCTTCTGAGGGGTCAACTATTTGGCATGTGGCTGGATTTTCTGCCTGACACTGGGTGATTCTGCAGGGGGGGGGGCTTCTGTTTTTAGTTGGTGTGTTTTTAGTCACGTTAGAATCAGATCTATGCACTAAACTATCAAAAGCAGCAGGCTGCACAAATCTGCAAAAGGCTCCGGTTTCTAATCTTAAGCTCCAAACTTGGGGAAATGTGCTTCCTGCTCTTGCCAGGGGTAGAATGAGCTGCTCAGTTTACTTCTGCCAGCAGCACTTCTCAACATGTCACATCCCTTTTATTGCAAAGTGTAAAGTCAACATTTTTGGTCAGCCTATTTCTAGGTCCTCTTAGAGCTTCACTCCAGGATCAGGAAACAGTCAGTCAGATAATAACTTGCAATATGTGAATTAAAATTCTCACTTCTTGCAGATTGAAGTAGGGGggggggtcgatggcgccctggttcccagggtgtgcagctggaacatcggggtgtgtgctggcttACGCTGGGTGGCTGTCTGAGGGGGCCTGGTCCTCTAGGCATGTTgggggccctctgcctttggggggtggggcggccgcctctgtgctcctggggccctgggcccttcgcttgggctgccatGGGTGGCTGGttcctggcggggccggcggctgccgatcttggcccactgggacctgtgccccaaaaCCGTGGGGGGATCTTGcaggggctctcctctgccgcccttcgggtggggtagcttgggtcagtgctccggggctgctactgagggcccgggtctctgggctgccctggtctgcctctgacctccatagaggcgtggtcgcatttgcacaatctcactcaccGCTCTTCATGACTGaacactccttattcctcatgctctgtatgctgacacagtcactgagttgtccagtgggtttttatactaagagataattcttttttttatttttcctttgagttagtatctggtcactgttatgctactttcatgatatgtctttttgatttggttattatttaaaaactcttaatgactagcagctctgtttttttctgtttgtgtgtttctgtttttgtttttgtaaaagttgtaggaaattttctggtgtgttcatgtacaggtgtaacagtttgttgtctggtgatggtgtggattgaggggtcgtttccttctgtctgtgatctttttgcctcctttcttctttcccttttgcacttttagctattttccatctttttctgtccccttcggtcaggtccagcaagattacatagattccgtgattcaaagtaaataaataaataaattaatcacattatcaagaggagccttacacataggcctccccttggcagagcaaatttgttcagtacgatacagcaaccagattatcattttgcttgctatgatgctggacaggacaagtcaagaaaaaaaaaaaaattctcactTCTTGTGTACTAAACCATTTACAAGGGTACAATAtagtcatttaaaaattaaattaaccatattttatttacaatagagcatagaaaacacaaaatgttataaaaacagGCCTGTTGTAtcttcatgaaaaatattacatCATCTTGAATATGACGGtttacctccactccttaatccagtgctgtactccctctcgacagttacgctctgccaatGAAAGacacctagtgctcccaccacaacgtagcgcaaaatcagtagctagactcttctcctctgttgtcaaccggtggtggaacgatctactaaactccgtccgatctgcagacttttaaaagcaaactaaagacttgtttaaggagcatttccgcacttagcttaactcttctactcagaatgagttagaaagatttgtccagctctttagttcaaccaagtactgaagaagctgtgtgcacttatgcccacgatgatattgtgtgatgaagtcatgcacttatgcccaagttgatattgtttgatgaatttgtgatcttgtatttaaacaaaatgacttacaaaaaaaaaaaaaaaaaaaaaattagcactgcctctagcactacattaCAACACcttggtccaactggactcacagcagtctgacccccacttaattatgatgccccatcttgtttgaattcttgcttgtgttgttcttactctcaaatgtaagtcgctttggataaaagcgtctgccaaatgactgtagaatagaatagaatgatCTCAGAAAGGTTGGGGCAGAAGCagcaaaaggctgaaaaagtaaGTGGcactaaaagaaataattggAGGAAGATGTTGCAGCTAAATTAGGTAAATTTATAGCAAAATAGCACCTTACAAAGGCAAGGATTTGGCCTTGGGGATTAATAGAGTATTTCTGAATCTGAGAAGATTTGGAGAATCTGAAGACATGTGCAGAAGAAGAGAAGTTTTTGATATCCTTGATCTTTAGGCCCTCTGGCAGCACTGCATTGAAAACAAGCATGATTCTGTCATGGAAATCTCTGCATAGGCTTGGGAAGagttccagaaatcactgtctgtgaacacagatAATGGTGTCGTCcaaaaatgcagattaaagctTTATcgtgcaaagaagaagccatatgtgagCATGATACAGAAATGTGAtcttcttctctggaccaaGGATAATTTAAAATTGACAAACACAAAATTTAAAACCGTTCTGCAGTCAGATGAATCAAAATGTGATATTGTTTTTGGAAATCATGGACAGCACGCACACCAGGCAAAACAGGAGAGGGACTATATCAATGCACAGTTTAAAAGTCTGTGTCTCTGACAGTATGGAGATGCATGCTTTTGGATATAGTAAATCTGAAAAGGCTCTATTATtgctggaaaagaaaataatattttagagcaacatatgctCCCATCCAGAAAACCTATTTTTTGGGAAGACTTTGcgtatttcagcaagacaaagcTAATTACAGACAGCATCTATAACAATAGCAATACTTCATAGAAAAGTGTCATGCTAGGCTGGTCTGCCTgtagtccagacctttcaccagctAACTTGGCacataattaaaatacaaaatacaacgCAGACCTAAGCAGTTGAACAGCTGTTCAATCAGATGAGGATGGGACGATATTCTTCTCTTAAAGATCCAACAACTGTTTTCAGTTTACAAAAgtttacagacagaaaagaagatGGGATGCTACACAAGGGTAAACAAGGACCTGTCCCAACAAATTTCAGATGGCAAGTGAATTCAGTATAAATTCAAATTTTTCATTTAGAAGTAAAACGTCCTTCTTTGAGCATTTGATGTGTTTGCTGTGTTCTTGTTTTGAGTATTTGGCAGACTGAACGCCTTCAAGTTATAAGATTTTATCAACATAACATGTCATAATATCTTATGTTGATAAAATCTTCTCGGGCTGTGGACctttcctggatcagctcccaaggtcGCTCCACTATCATCTGGGGCAGAGACTGGAAAAAGGAACTGGGAAAAAGTTCACAGGCTCACTTACTTATACTTACtaagcacacatgcacacacacaagcaagcacactcatgtacaccactacagacacacctcccccatgatttcactgccttggttggaccctccccccactccctccactcccgggtGGCAGGTTGATTGGATGCGCTTGAGTTCAGCTGCGTCCATACTTAGTTGCGTTGGGAGACCCCTCTCCCCCTCACCatgtgtttcttatgttgtgaatgtctgaattatgtgcTTTCATTTACCGAGGTGTGTTGTTTTTTGGATCTCTACCTGTCAGGCCCAGTGTAGAGAATCCTTTTTTCTAGCCTCATCCCGTTACtctccctcatgttatcttttccatctgtgaaaatggcTCACTGCACAGCGGCTGCttcctcagtctgcctgatcctgtttgttctATATGCtgttgttgtctactcttgAACGGGTTTGTATTGGAAAAAATTtcgttgcacctgttgcaatgacaataaattcattcattcattcattcacaacaGTGCAAGACACAGCAAGGAcattatatatgtgtgtgtgtgtgtgtgtgtgtgtgtgtgtgtgtgtgtgtgtgtgtgtgtgtgtgtgtgtgtgtgtgtgtgcgtgtgtgtgtgtgtgtgtgtgtgtgtgtgtgtgtgtgtgtgtataaagtcTAATTCTTGTCTAAAGTCTAAGTCTAATTCTtgaaatctgaaatgttttcatatatCCAACAGACTTAATTCAAAGAAAAATCCTAACTGAATGGTTGAAGATTTCAGACAAAGTTCATATTCACGTCTCTCTGTTAATTAGTCCAAGTTTCTCACATTTTGAAAGATTGTGGGACAATAAATAACTTCCTATAGCAGATTTTCTTCATCCTTGGCCAAAATCCCTCATCTGCACAAACTTTGGTTACTCATACACACAAGCTCACCCTCCTGCACACAAACTTTTTCTTAATGCAGTGGCTTCTTTTCTGCTTCTTGTGATAACAAAGTTAATCATTTCTGGCCTCTGTTAAATGTGTATGAAACATCTCATATGACGAGAGACTTCAGCTATGCCACAACACTTAACTCTCCTGGTGAGTAATATTAGAtccaatttaattttctttttatttgtgttaaatattACTGCAGAAGGTGTAGCTACACACACAATTACAGATAAAATCTTTGGAATATGTGGTGATgtaaaagtaactgagttaaaATGATTGTAACAATccacatgtttgtgtgaatgtctGCAGCTAGACTGTCCTGTTGTAATTGTAGCCATTTTTGTCTGTGGTATCGGTGGGACGTTTCAATATGGATACAGTGTGTCTGTCATGACATCCCCTTCTGCCGTGAGTAGATTAAGAAAAGCTCAGATCGATACCATTTGCATCAATACTGTGTACGATACCTTGCTGGAATAAAACACGGAACACATCTTTGTACATGTATTTGTTGCAGTTTATAAAAGATCTGGTGAACAAAACCTGTGTGCAAAGATATGGCGTCTTCTTGGAACAGTGGCAGGTCTCTCTTATCTGGTCCTTCACTGTGTCCATTTTCTGCATCGGGGGATTACTGGGTTCACTATTGGCTGGTTCACTGACCTCAACATTGGGCAGGTTGGTGCACATAAGCATCAAAGTCACGCCGTCTGTCTATTAATATAGCACGTTCAGAAATACAGAATTAGATGctctctgctttctcttttcttcagaAAGAAATGCCTTTTGATAAACAACTTTGTGGCTATATTTGGAGCTGTTTTGATGCTTTTGAGCAAAAGAGTCATGTCTTTTGAGATGATAATGACGGGACGATTTCTCTACGGCATCAATTCAGGTAGatcctttatatatatatttttccctTTCTAATTTATAGGCATTAAGACACTATTTATACTGGTGTATGAATTTCTCTTTTAATATTCATTTCTCACAACCGAAGGTTTGATTACCTTGTGTACTTCTTCAGGAATTGGCATTTCGGCTCACACAATGTATCTAACGGAATGTGCTCCTAAGAGGCTGAGAGGGATGGTAGGAGTGACCGTTGCCACCTTCGTCTCTTTGGGGAAGTTCATCGGTCAGCTGCTGGGAATCAGGTGAATTAGTTGTCCTTGTACTGAGTGGAATCAAGTAAATATCAGCAGGTTTGGTGTCTCAAGTTTAAATGACACAACCAAAGCAAATGCTATGGTTTTTTCTCTGTATGTGGGTATCATGGGTACCATAACCATCCCATGCTCATgtcaaaatatgttttcatcttCCTGTATGTTTGGATCAAAAACTCTCTACACTAACAAGATGATGCCCTTCAAGATGCATTAAAGAGAGAAAGCTGCAGGCTTCTCACTAAAGAAGCACAGTCAAAGTTTATAATAGTTATAAGGATAGATAAAAGTACATTTAGTGCATGACTATACCAATGAGTAAACAAATGATAGAGatataaaactaaatgtttccGAGTTACATCTGGGTCatatatttagctttttgtttCGTTAGGTCCAATATTTTCCTCAGAGACTGTGGAGGGACAACATTGAGAAGAATCTGTGTTCATGTTCCCATCAGAATAAATAGACTGATTACCTGCTGCTAAAGGGGTGTGTCAGTGGATGAAACCATGTGACACATGCGGCACAAAAGAAGTGAATGGCTTTGCTCATTAAATCTGTCTATTGTAAGAGATTTGACTGTTATTTTAATCTCTGTAATGATGTTGTCATAATTGATTGATTGCTTATCCATCAAAAAGTTATCTACTGTCATGACTTTTCAGTTTGTGTCCCTTCAAACGAGACCACAGGACCAGACTGTGTTTGGCGACTGTGGTAACTGCATTAACCTGATCTCAGTGTAGATTTTGTTGTTGCAGTGAGTTACTTGGGACAGAGAAGGAGTGGCCCTGGTTGCTTGGTTTCAATGGTTTCACTGCGCTGTTCCAGCTCCTCATCCTTCCCTTCCTGCCAGAGTCTCCCAGCTTCCTGTTGTTGGTCAGAGGAGATCACCAAGCCTCTGACAAAGGTATGAGAATGCATTTTTCAGCCTCAGAGGAtcctttccacatttagctttaACCTTGTTGTGTGATTCACAACATCATGATCACCTAAACTCCCTGCCTCCTTGTTCTACTTTAGCTTTGAAGAGGTTAAGGGGTGATGTGGACTACAGCAATGAGGTTGAGGAGATGCTGGAGGAGAAAGCTGCCTTGCAGAGCATCCCCAACCACTCAGTGTTGGAGCTGATTCAGAACCGAACAGTTATTTGGCAGCTCCTCACTATCATTGTTACCTTTACTGCACTGCAGCTCTGTGGCATCAATGCTGTGAGTTATTTTTCACACACTAAAAGCCTTTTTTGTAGAGGATCTGAAACGTCCTAACTCCAGTTGGGGTACAGTAACTTCCTCTGTATGGACtgcctttttttgttgtgtgttaaGCAAAAATGGTGATCACTGACTTAAAccaaacctttaaaaatgcataaatcatattttatttgctaCATTTAAATTTCctatatttaaatgattttttccaGGTGTACTTCTATTCTTTTGATGTGCTCCGTGCAGCTGGAATTCCTGAAAACAAGTTAGCTTATGCCGCTTTGGGAACAGGCCTGTGCGAACTGTCCATCTCTGTAGCCAGTGTAAGTCCAATTCATGCCCAAACATGAtcaatttacatatttaaacttCATTTAGTGTCAGGCAAGCATCCTTTAAATATCAtaatattaaagtttatttgaTGCTGCATTTAATTGTGTAGTTTTATAAATAGAACATGGGAAAAGCTTCTCTGCTTCCATGCTCTAAGATTGTTCTGCTTCTGTTTAAAGCCAGTAGTAATGGCTGTCCACATGTGCTCATGTGTGATGAGAGGGCCCCCATGTGGTTGTTTAATTCTTTGCATTTACAGCTGGATGTTACAGTGGCAAAAGAAATGTGCTTTGATGTTGCAGTTCATCATTATAGAGAGCACAGGTAAAAAGGTCCTGATGTTCAGAGGGTACATGGGGATGTCTGCAATTTTGATTCTCCTCACCATCACTTTATACCTGCAAGTGAGTCACCATAAACCTGCCACTGTCTGATGCATATTTCTATAGGTCTATGAACAAGGTAAATCATTTTACTCTCCTCAGCATCATGTTTCTTGGATGCCGTACTGCAGCATGGTCctcattttcatcttcattttcttttttgcaagcgGACCAGGTATGTTCATGTCATGAGATCTTAGCTTATCAAGACTGAGATGTAACGAAAAATCATATCTTGCTGACTTATGTGCCCATCCTTTGTTCTTCACTCTAGCTGCAACAACAGTTGCTCTTCCAGGGGAAATTTTAACTCAGTCATTCAAATCAGCAGGATACACACTCGGAGGCACCATCAACTGGACGGGCCTGTTTGTGCTGGGGATGCTTTTCCCCATCTTAGTGGTGAGCACCACAATGTCTTGGGGAAATAGAGCTCATTTTCACAACAGGCTAGATGACAGACaaaatttaatgaaacaaaatcCTGTCACTCACTGACTCActaatgtgtcattttcaggAGAAACTGGATAATTTTTGcttccttttatttctgttcttctgCCTCATCTGTGGGGCGCATGTGAGATTTAACATGCCTGAGACCAAAAATCGGACGGCACTGGAGATTGCGGCAGAATTTGAGAAGATGCACTGCAAAGGTGGAGCATCAAAGCAGAACAATCCCACTGAGGGAGAACTTTGTAGAATCAAAACAAACGAGACTAAATTGTAATTGGAGTGAACCCTTTACTGATCTTTATCTTTATTCTTCATCCAGCTTTGACTATATGAGTGGTTAagatataaaaggagcatccaTTGTTTAGCTATATGTTTGGTCAGGTAGTTTCTGTCTTTATCTTGACTGAGTTGAAGGTCAAATCCTTATTTAAGAGTTAACGGAGAATTCCTGGTAATTCCAAAGCTTCTTAAACTCTTCCTAAAACTACTTTTGCATAAACTTGCAATTTACTGGATTTACTGCATACCACAATTTCACATGTTCCCTCTAAGGCTaagtaaagtattttttatgtaattttcatttaataatatAAGAAATGATTTAACGTTTTTTGGAAACACCATGGACCATCTGTAAATACAATGCTTATCcatgacattaataaaaaagtCTGGACTTGTGTTAATGGGTTACTATTTTTTGTTGGAGTTGAATTACAATCTTTAAAAATGACCTAAAGTTAACATGAGCCTACTCATCAGataaatcttttttaatttagataaaaacatACAGATCTTTGAGGCTAAACAGATAGGCATCAGGACAGTATCCTGATGCTTATCTGGACACTGTCCAGATATGTGATAATAGACATATTACACACCATATTTATAAAAGCTCCAACAAAACCAGGATTGACAGCAGCGTTGGTTCCTTGACCGGCTGACATACTGATGAGCTAGCATAGGTTTTCATGCTTATGTGAAACTTTTATATAGCACGATTTATGTCATATTTTTATGTATCATGCTACTACTAGTACTAGTACTAGCCCATTTGAATTGACCAAACAAAAGGTCacacagaaggaaaaatatCATAAATTCACACAGTGTCTATATGTCTACGAGTTTTGAGCCACCTCTCCTTTTTTATATGTTgtgaggaaaacaggaaaagataCAGTTATTTATTGAAGGATGTTTAAACATAAATGCAGCAAGTAAGgcaaaaatatgaaatacaaATTAGCTTAAAAGTTCATATTTGGTATGAGCAACATGTTTCTAGTACAGTCTGAACTCTGTTAGACAAGATTTCTTATCATTTCTTTCATCTGTCTTAGGAggtctccaggcttcttgaaggacatttTCTTAAACAACTTCTTTAGATGTTGGCAGCCTTTTGCTCCATTTTCTGTCAAGATGACCCCCACACCACTTCATTAATGTTGATATCTGGGCTCTGAGAAGGATTAATCACTATATAAGATCCCTAATTTTCAGCCCAGTCCTTGTGACGTTTGGCAAACATCAACCATTTCTCCCTGTCTTCTTTACAACCACCTTCCATATAGactatttctgatgaggcttcagtattttgatttaaaatgcatcttttctttAATCCTTCATTTGTCCAGTTTCTTCACCTTTTTTGGTTAGCAACAACTTACGAGGACAGCAAGGTGTGCCAAGCTGTGCCATATTTCTGGCCAACAGTTGGTTGAAAATCACCTTGTTGGTGCAAAAATGTCATGGTatatgtttttacttatttattcatttttctgtctggctGCTAACAAAAACTGTTAAGATAATATTTAAGCTAGGCTTTTTTTCTTACcaggtcttttttttatgaatggtTCATAAGTTAATGTTAGATGTCTTAACAGAAACGCTCACCTTTCTCTGATAACGGTGTACAAGAACAAGACTAAAGATTTAAAATTCATTTGattgattttcatttaataaaatgtccttaaaatacacattttaaagccaaaaaaatcatgaaaaaggAATAAAGGTAGAAAACGAATACATAAGGACTACAATACCAAATATGAAACACCTATAGGAACATTAAACCTGCTGTTTTTGTAGCTTGTGGTTACAAGCTAAGGAGACACGAGTGTGCACACAGActcttttactttaaatttaaaatatgtttcttaTCTTGAGTTTTTTGTTTAACCGTGGTACTTGTTGGAggttttaatcaaattaaagctgaaagGAATCACAAATCAAAATATCTGAACTGTTTTGCTTTGAAACAAGTTTAAGTGTTGGGTGACAGTCTGACAAATATCGGGGAACTCCCACCAATTTACGCACACACGCGGCCTCGGCACATATGTGCGCCCCTGATAACGCAATCTACACCCTGGAAGCTAAAAGTCTGCACGACCACTGCGTGTCAAATGGCAAAAGCGAGGCGCGCTGCCAAGCACAACTGCGCACAGCCAGCTGCGTGCGTCAAGAGAAGAGAAACCACGCCCACAAAACTTGGGTGAAATTAGCTCATTTAAAGACCTATCCAATGTTTTCGATCACCATAGAACAGTTGGTCACAAGAGCTGGACATCAATAGGTCTTCTCTGAGGACGAGATGGACATACTCCCCAACTTCTCCCACCGAGAGGCGAAGATGCTGGCAGACTTTGAAGACAAGtgagttgtttattttatagtttCTGTGCCTCATTGGCCCCACTAGAGGTCGGGAAACAACTTATTCCTGCatcatttatgcatttttataattatcatACAGGAATCCTTATTATAATTCAGACTACcctatataaaatatatataaaataacctccattttttttccacaaatcaGATTACTTTCTGAAATGCTCCTCTTGTCTAAACTTTCCAGCCTTACACTAAATAATTGAATCAGCAGATACTTGAGttgcccccaccccccacctacgcgcgcgcgcgcgcacacacacacacacacacacacacacacacacacacacacacaccactgtaTAAGTGCTCTTGCGGCAGAAACACTCCTTCTCTGCCAGTTTTAATATACTGGATTGATCTCAGGAGAAATTCACAAAACAGAAGCTTGCAGGTAAATTATTTACAGCAACCCTATAGAGCACCTATTGCCTGTTGGGGAAGGTTGGGGATAAACCATCCAGCCTTCACATAACTCACATGGGGTCTCCGTTCTTCTCTGTCAGGCTGTTTTTACAGGAATCAATTTACAGTTTTAACACAACTATCAGTTAAAAATACATCATGTTGGGTAATTAGCAGCCTTTTGAAACAGTGCTGATGAAAGGATATTGATAACATCACTTGCCTCCACCCAGCCCCCCTCCCACTGAAGGGCTGCAAGAGCTAAACTAGAACTATACTGATATgaaaaatgggcaaaaaaacaactgcaagtgtgccaaaataaataaataaataaataaataagaatatgaTCCCATAACTTTTTAATGACTTCTGCCCTTTAGGTCCACTTAAAAACAGCTCAGGGTAGAACTGATGTTTACAAGCTGATAACCACTGACCTGAACAAGTGCCATTCTCTTAATaattgtgtctttgtgtttcaTTGCAAGCCGGGTGTTTGTCAACAGAAGCCTTACACTTGAAAACATCCAATGCTATGGCTTTGACATGGACTATACGCTGGCAGGTAAGTAAAGCAAAAAGATGACTTTTGCATCATCCTGAAGAGGCAGCTAGTCATATCTGTAAATCTGCAGTCTGAGTGCATGAAATTCTTCTTTATAAAGTCTAAACCTGGTTGCGTTCTGCTGATTTTGCTGTGTTTGCATTTTCACCTGCAGCATATAAGTCTCCTGACTATGAGAGCCTGGGCTTTGAGCTGATCAGAGACAGAATGGTGTCTATTGGATACCCTCATGAGCTTCTACGTTACTCATACGACCCCAGCTTCCCCACTCGGTTAGTTTgaagtttgtctctgtgttgattCTTGAATGTCAGGAAAGAAAAATTGATCAGGTGGTCTAATatgctgttttaattattaatcttgttttaattttcatcttcacagGGGTTTAGTGGTTGACACCAAATACGGAAACCTCCTGAAAGTGGATTCTAATGGCAATATTTTAGTCTGCAGTCATGGCTTCCGCTTCTTCAAAGGGTAAAGTTTACAGTTAACAGTTTTGCCAAATTCAAGGgaatttgtgtgttttgattTGGTGATATTGaccattttctgctttttggtCCCACAGGGAAGATGTTGAGAAATACTACCCCAATAAGTTCATCCAAAGAGATGACACAGAACGTTTTTACATTCTTAACACTCTCTTCAATCTTTCAGGTACAAAAGACAGCCCTTTTTCTTAATTATAACTTTATGGTTCATAAAATGGGAGTCAGTTTAAATGTGGAAATCACATTATTTATCTGTACCTTTCCCAAATTAAAAtccaaattttaaaacaatgtcatataaattgtttttatatgttacaGAGACTTATCTCTACGCCTGCCTGGTAGACTTCTTCACCAGATGCACCAGATACACAAAGTAAGTCACATTTTGTTACTTCCAAACATAACATTTGACTGGCTGTTTCTGCCCATTTTACCTCCACAAGCCCTCAAcaacttaaaaatgtaaacaatgtcCCACCTCTTCCAGCCTCCTGAAAGGTTTCCAGCACGGTGACTTGTTGATGTCCTACAGAAGCATGTTCCAGGATGTCCGAGATGCAATGGACCACATTCATGATACAGTGAGCTATTAAGCATAATAATGCTGCATCTTACAAGATGTTTGGCCTC
It encodes:
- the slc2a11l gene encoding solute carrier family 2 member 11, like; this translates as MPQHLTLLLDCPVVIVAIFVCGIGGTFQYGYSVSVMTSPSAFIKDLVNKTCVQRYGVFLEQWQVSLIWSFTVSIFCIGGLLGSLLAGSLTSTLGRKKCLLINNFVAIFGAVLMLLSKRVMSFEMIMTGRFLYGINSGIGISAHTMYLTECAPKRLRGMVGVTVATFVSLGKFIGQLLGISELLGTEKEWPWLLGFNGFTALFQLLILPFLPESPSFLLLVRGDHQASDKALKRLRGDVDYSNEVEEMLEEKAALQSIPNHSVLELIQNRTVIWQLLTIIVTFTALQLCGINAVYFYSFDVLRAAGIPENKLAYAALGTGLCELSISVASFIIIESTGKKVLMFRGYMGMSAILILLTITLYLQHHVSWMPYCSMVLIFIFIFFFASGPAATTVALPGEILTQSFKSAGYTLGGTINWTGLFVLGMLFPILVEKLDNFCFLLFLFFCLICGAHVRFNMPETKNRTALEIAAEFEKMHCKGGASKQNNPTEGELCRIKTNETKL